Proteins encoded within one genomic window of Bacteroides sedimenti:
- a CDS encoding M48 family metalloprotease, which translates to MKKFFLVFCFLSLSICGASAQKVMKSFPFNICGTLKEDYEGYKAGTPIRLCNFAKLARWQEQEDYCVGIAINDKLISVPFSQFRKLNLEPVDNQSFWECKALQNEVYEMLADKGYQYDLRQELNDEASDYIRKLNNSRLLFEDSYIEDYVSSVFASVIYQKFNTKKSENLRVYILKSPTPDSYMQPDGTLIVTTGLLSILDSEEELMAVMASEVAHHVLDHSLINVNKEISRAKAAAFWGSVAAGVLEAGEEYLMRKNEYYVPGTATVAVALVSAAIVDKMAKRMGMTYSRSQEQAADRCAMEFLAMKKLDPTALPSALNKIKRYFIDHKDYYTLSKYGTYAEFDKRIKRLGEWNKFDSHSFQKAVSGVNTFNAIIEMDGKRYADAAALVQKNIDQKVATEDDYILLAKAYMGMYNTDEKNMESLAFIQQAKSMTEVPNLNADKQEILILMRLKKQAKAADALQNYIGHLADFQSQANNTDDLNWVSNELKWAKELLQRVQIM; encoded by the coding sequence ATGAAAAAATTCTTTCTGGTATTCTGTTTTTTGAGTTTGAGCATATGCGGAGCAAGTGCACAAAAAGTTATGAAAAGTTTTCCGTTCAATATCTGTGGCACATTAAAAGAAGATTATGAAGGGTATAAAGCAGGAACTCCTATCAGATTGTGCAATTTTGCAAAACTTGCACGATGGCAAGAACAGGAGGATTATTGTGTCGGCATTGCAATTAATGACAAATTGATAAGCGTTCCTTTTAGTCAATTCAGAAAATTAAATCTGGAACCAGTCGACAACCAGTCTTTCTGGGAATGTAAGGCTTTACAGAATGAGGTGTACGAAATGCTTGCAGATAAAGGCTATCAGTATGATCTCCGACAAGAGCTGAATGACGAAGCATCAGATTATATCCGTAAGCTCAATAATTCTCGTTTGCTATTTGAGGATTCATATATTGAAGATTATGTCAGCTCGGTTTTTGCATCTGTGATTTATCAGAAATTTAACACCAAAAAATCAGAGAATTTAAGAGTATACATTTTGAAATCACCAACCCCAGATAGCTATATGCAGCCCGACGGAACGCTGATTGTTACTACCGGACTATTATCCATATTAGATTCGGAAGAGGAGCTGATGGCCGTAATGGCTTCAGAGGTTGCTCATCATGTGTTGGATCACTCTTTAATAAATGTAAATAAAGAGATCTCTCGCGCTAAAGCTGCTGCTTTTTGGGGAAGTGTAGCTGCCGGTGTACTGGAAGCCGGAGAGGAATATCTGATGCGTAAAAATGAATATTATGTTCCCGGAACTGCCACTGTTGCTGTGGCGCTTGTATCAGCTGCCATAGTCGACAAAATGGCCAAGCGGATGGGGATGACCTATAGTCGTTCGCAGGAACAGGCTGCAGATCGTTGTGCAATGGAATTTCTTGCAATGAAGAAACTTGATCCTACAGCTTTGCCTTCCGCCCTTAATAAGATTAAACGCTATTTTATTGATCACAAGGATTATTACACTCTCTCTAAATATGGTACTTATGCAGAGTTTGATAAGCGCATCAAGCGGCTTGGTGAATGGAATAAGTTTGATAGCCATTCATTTCAGAAAGCTGTCTCCGGAGTCAATACATTTAATGCCATTATTGAGATGGATGGCAAGCGTTATGCCGATGCAGCAGCCCTGGTACAGAAAAATATAGATCAGAAAGTAGCAACAGAAGATGATTATATACTTCTTGCTAAAGCATATATGGGGATGTATAATACGGATGAAAAGAATATGGAAAGCCTTGCCTTTATTCAACAAGCTAAATCCATGACCGAAGTCCCCAATCTTAATGCTGATAAACAGGAAATTCTGATATTGATGCGCCTAA